The Erythrobacter insulae genome window below encodes:
- the infB gene encoding translation initiation factor IF-2, whose protein sequence is MSDEPEKRTRKPLGLKRAVDAGEVKQTFSHGRTNKVAVEVKRRRKLLKPGETPPEPAPAPAPAPAPEPAPEPVAQKPAAKKPAKRAPAGETPQERVKRLQREAEEQRLGQLADDRKREEEAARKRDEEEARQREQNKKAEAEAEKGSDEEATAPAEEPVAEPEVSEAPPEADAQPVARKFTPVARPEPKRPDKKKKEEKRPVKDTGSAKDKRRSGKLTVTKALNEDEGRRARSLAALKRAREKERRMQGGGSSKPREKQVRDVIVPEAITVGELAKRMGEKGADLVKELFNLDMMVTVNQTIDQETAELLVEQFGHNIEKVSEADVDIPTEQDVDPEETLEPRPPVVTIMGHVDHGKTSLLDALRGTDVTKSEAGGITQHIGSYQITTKGKKKITFLDTPGHAAFTEMRQRGANVTDIVVLVVAADDGIMPQTIEAIKHTQAAGVPMIVAINKMDKPEADPNNIRSRLLEHEVIVEAMSGEVQDVEISAIKKTGLDELVEKIELQAELLELKARPDRDADATVIEAQLDKGRGPVATVIITRGTLKRGDTFVVGTQSGRVRAIVNDQGKQIKEAGPSMPVEVLGLGGVPSAGDRLTVVENEQRAREVAQYRQEKATEKRTALAPTSFDTMFNNLASDVIEWPVLVKGDVQGSVEAIVTALHNISTDDIKVRVLHAGVGAITESDVTLAAASNAPIIGFNVRPNAKARDLVKRDGVRMMYYDVIYHLTEAVAKEMAGELGPERIETVVGRAQVKQVFKSGKKDKAAGLLVEEGVIRKGLFARLTRDDVIVSATTIASLRRFKDDVDEVRSGLECGVVLEDTNDVQAGDQLEVFEVEERERTIEVG, encoded by the coding sequence ATGAGCGACGAACCAGAAAAACGCACCCGTAAACCGCTGGGCCTGAAAAGGGCGGTCGATGCTGGCGAGGTCAAGCAGACCTTTAGCCACGGCCGCACCAATAAGGTTGCGGTTGAGGTGAAGCGCCGCCGCAAACTTCTTAAGCCCGGCGAAACTCCGCCCGAGCCAGCGCCGGCACCCGCCCCTGCGCCCGCACCTGAACCTGCGCCAGAGCCCGTGGCTCAGAAGCCTGCGGCGAAAAAGCCTGCTAAAAGAGCACCTGCAGGCGAAACTCCGCAAGAGCGCGTGAAGCGCCTGCAACGCGAAGCGGAAGAGCAGCGCCTTGGGCAGCTCGCTGATGATCGCAAACGCGAAGAGGAAGCTGCGCGCAAGCGGGACGAAGAAGAAGCCCGTCAACGCGAACAGAACAAAAAAGCCGAAGCAGAAGCGGAAAAAGGCTCTGATGAAGAAGCAACCGCCCCGGCTGAGGAGCCGGTCGCTGAGCCGGAGGTAAGCGAAGCGCCGCCAGAGGCCGACGCACAGCCGGTTGCGCGCAAGTTCACTCCGGTTGCCCGGCCTGAACCAAAGCGTCCGGACAAGAAAAAGAAAGAAGAAAAGCGCCCGGTCAAAGATACCGGCAGCGCCAAAGACAAGCGCCGTTCTGGCAAGCTGACTGTGACCAAAGCGCTCAACGAGGACGAAGGCCGCCGTGCGCGCAGCCTCGCCGCGCTCAAGCGTGCGCGCGAAAAAGAGCGTCGGATGCAAGGCGGCGGGTCTTCGAAACCGCGTGAGAAGCAAGTTCGCGATGTCATCGTTCCCGAAGCCATCACCGTGGGCGAGCTCGCCAAACGGATGGGCGAAAAGGGCGCGGATCTCGTCAAAGAGCTGTTCAATCTCGATATGATGGTCACCGTAAACCAGACCATCGATCAGGAAACCGCAGAATTGCTGGTCGAACAATTCGGCCATAACATTGAAAAAGTATCCGAAGCCGACGTCGATATTCCGACGGAGCAGGATGTTGATCCGGAAGAAACGCTTGAACCGCGTCCTCCGGTCGTCACCATCATGGGCCACGTCGATCACGGCAAAACCTCTTTGCTCGATGCCCTTCGCGGCACCGACGTAACAAAGTCAGAAGCTGGCGGGATTACGCAGCATATCGGCAGCTATCAGATCACGACCAAGGGCAAGAAGAAGATCACCTTCCTCGACACTCCGGGTCACGCGGCATTTACCGAAATGCGACAGCGCGGCGCGAATGTTACCGATATCGTGGTTCTGGTGGTCGCGGCGGATGACGGCATCATGCCGCAGACGATCGAAGCCATCAAACACACGCAGGCTGCGGGCGTTCCGATGATCGTTGCGATCAACAAGATGGACAAACCCGAAGCCGATCCGAACAACATCCGTAGCCGTTTGCTTGAACACGAAGTGATCGTCGAAGCGATGTCGGGCGAGGTTCAGGATGTCGAGATTTCGGCAATCAAGAAAACTGGCCTCGATGAACTGGTCGAAAAAATCGAGCTTCAGGCTGAACTGCTCGAATTGAAAGCGCGTCCGGATCGCGATGCTGATGCGACTGTGATCGAAGCGCAGCTGGATAAGGGCCGCGGCCCTGTCGCCACTGTCATCATCACTCGCGGCACTTTGAAACGGGGCGATACTTTTGTTGTCGGCACTCAAAGCGGCCGTGTGCGGGCAATCGTCAATGATCAGGGCAAACAGATCAAGGAAGCTGGCCCCTCAATGCCGGTCGAGGTTCTTGGCCTTGGCGGTGTGCCGTCGGCTGGTGACCGGTTGACCGTGGTCGAGAACGAGCAGCGCGCCCGCGAAGTTGCGCAGTACCGTCAGGAAAAAGCGACAGAGAAACGCACCGCACTGGCTCCAACCAGCTTTGATACGATGTTCAACAACCTCGCATCGGACGTTATCGAATGGCCGGTTCTGGTCAAAGGTGACGTGCAGGGTTCTGTCGAAGCGATCGTCACGGCGCTCCACAATATCTCGACCGATGATATCAAAGTCCGCGTGCTGCACGCAGGCGTTGGCGCCATTACAGAGAGTGATGTGACGCTGGCGGCGGCTTCCAACGCGCCGATCATCGGCTTTAACGTGCGGCCCAATGCAAAGGCCCGCGATCTGGTAAAACGCGATGGCGTGCGGATGATGTATTACGATGTCATCTATCACCTGACCGAAGCTGTTGCGAAAGAGATGGCGGGCGAGCTGGGCCCGGAACGGATCGAAACCGTTGTCGGCCGCGCTCAGGTCAAACAGGTCTTCAAATCTGGCAAAAAAGACAAGGCAGCCGGTCTGCTGGTCGAAGAGGGTGTCATTCGCAAAGGCCTCTTTGCGCGTCTTACCCGCGACGATGTTATCGTTTCGGCGACCACCATTGCCTCGCTGCGGCGGTTCAAGGACGACGTGGACGAAGTCCGCTCGGGTCTCGAATGCGGCGTTGTGCTGGAAGACACAAACGACGTTCAGGCTGGCGATCAGCTCGAAGTCTTCGAAGTCGAGGAGCGTGAGCGGACTATCGAGGTTGGCTAA
- a CDS encoding PaaI family thioesterase, which produces MAKIYEGQRSPSAELMGSEFVSFDPEKGELTTRFTPPASFASPRGVVQGGLIAGFLDEVMGGALLAVTDHGDGEIRLPLNLDMNLTFMRMVPLSAITAKGRVVKHGNRVAFLEGELFDADGNMLARATSTALPTPMPEGMP; this is translated from the coding sequence GTGGCGAAGATATATGAAGGCCAGCGCTCTCCCTCCGCCGAGCTTATGGGAAGCGAATTTGTTTCGTTCGACCCTGAAAAGGGTGAATTGACGACACGCTTTACGCCTCCGGCCAGTTTTGCGAGCCCGCGCGGGGTGGTGCAGGGCGGGCTGATCGCGGGCTTTCTGGATGAGGTGATGGGCGGCGCGCTTTTGGCTGTGACCGATCACGGTGACGGCGAGATACGGCTGCCGCTCAATCTCGATATGAACCTGACTTTCATGCGCATGGTCCCGCTTTCGGCGATCACCGCAAAGGGCCGCGTTGTTAAGCACGGCAACCGCGTCGCCTTTCTGGAAGGCGAATTGTTTGATGCAGATGGTAACATGCTCGCGCGGGCAACATCGACCGCACTGCCGACGCCCATGCCTGAAGGAATGCCATGA
- a CDS encoding PaaI family thioesterase, translated as MKRGEEFPDLAVDSVMGSPHSALLGSEFVGFDAETATATMRFTVNTAMTTWRGGVQGGLVAGYLDDVMGYAYVAATDGEQAPLNLEISMQLLGLIPVGATIIGKGRVVRGGRRVIFLEAELLSEEGQVLARATSTAIPTARPVPPPEAGE; from the coding sequence ATGAAACGCGGCGAGGAATTTCCTGATCTGGCAGTGGATTCGGTGATGGGATCGCCGCACAGCGCGCTTCTCGGCTCAGAATTTGTCGGTTTTGATGCAGAAACTGCGACCGCAACCATGCGCTTTACCGTCAACACCGCCATGACCACCTGGCGCGGCGGCGTGCAGGGCGGACTGGTTGCGGGTTACCTCGATGATGTGATGGGATACGCCTATGTCGCGGCGACTGATGGCGAACAGGCACCGCTCAATCTCGAAATTTCAATGCAGCTGCTCGGCCTGATCCCGGTCGGCGCGACCATCATCGGCAAAGGCCGCGTTGTGCGCGGGGGCCGGCGGGTCATATTCCTAGAAGCGGAGCTGTTGAGTGAAGAGGGCCAGGTTCTGGCCCGCGCTACATCGACCGCCATCCCCACCGCGCGCCCTGTCCCGCCGCCAGAGGCAGGCGAGTAA
- a CDS encoding DUF1697 domain-containing protein, which produces MARYLALLGSINIGGNRIKMVDLKAGLENAGFKDISTVAASGNVILTDTRDPATLEAQLEEVVQREFGFRSCAMVRTDAQVRAAIDENPFHGTGPEHGSDKMVHSIFLSQQPEQEAVDKLIAEHKSKGSERLALGRRVLYLDYVHGVGISDLSSKFLERRLGCKGTARNMNSLKNILSKMV; this is translated from the coding sequence ATGGCGCGTTATCTTGCGCTGCTGGGAAGCATCAATATTGGCGGCAATCGGATCAAGATGGTCGATCTGAAGGCAGGTCTGGAAAACGCCGGTTTCAAGGACATCTCTACGGTCGCGGCGAGCGGTAACGTCATCCTGACCGATACCCGCGATCCCGCCACGCTGGAGGCGCAGCTGGAAGAGGTAGTGCAGCGCGAATTTGGCTTTCGGTCGTGCGCCATGGTGCGCACCGATGCGCAAGTGCGCGCCGCGATTGACGAAAACCCGTTCCATGGCACTGGTCCAGAGCATGGATCGGACAAAATGGTGCACTCAATTTTCCTCAGCCAGCAACCCGAGCAAGAGGCGGTTGATAAATTGATCGCGGAGCACAAATCTAAGGGCAGCGAACGGCTCGCTTTGGGTCGCCGCGTCCTTTATCTCGATTATGTCCACGGGGTGGGCATCTCTGATCTGTCGAGCAAATTTCTCGAACGCCGATTGGGCTGCAAAGGCACGGCGCGCAATATGAATTCACTCAAAAACATTCTCTCAAAGATGGTGTAA
- the rbfA gene encoding 30S ribosome-binding factor RbfA, whose translation MAHKDPFTAEQQSVRVLKVGERVRHILSELLARQEVHDDIVSAANISVTEVRLTPDLRNATAYVKPLLGAGEDDVVNALRQNTAFLQREVAKRLGLKFAPKLKFRKDESFAEADRIEELLRDPKVARDLEPDDGDDT comes from the coding sequence ATGGCCCACAAAGATCCATTTACCGCTGAACAGCAATCGGTCCGCGTCCTGAAAGTTGGCGAGCGGGTGCGGCATATCCTGTCCGAACTGCTCGCGCGTCAGGAGGTGCATGATGATATTGTCAGCGCCGCCAATATCTCCGTCACCGAAGTCCGTTTAACGCCGGACCTGCGCAATGCGACCGCTTATGTGAAACCGCTCTTGGGGGCGGGCGAGGATGATGTTGTGAATGCGCTGCGTCAGAACACGGCGTTTCTGCAACGCGAAGTCGCCAAACGGCTAGGCCTGAAATTCGCACCCAAGCTTAAATTCCGCAAGGATGAAAGCTTTGCCGAAGCGGATCGGATTGAAGAATTGCTGCGTGATCCAAAGGTCGCCCGTGATCTTGAACCGGATGACGGGGACGACACCTAA
- a CDS encoding YceI family protein produces MPKTILFAPLFALLLSANTSAPREFALDSAASQVTAKVAFFGLSSKTMTFPKMKGDVTIVPGAPERAAIDVTFDATALQAPDETTLERLRGDKFFWVEKYPTVRFVGKSLKLSSATRGTVSGNLTARGVTKPQTLDVKFDSDPSKSGAGKPVSFTATTTIDRRQYGMKSYQLIVGNNVKIELRARMTPN; encoded by the coding sequence ATGCCCAAGACGATCCTGTTCGCACCGCTTTTTGCGCTGTTGCTGAGCGCCAACACCAGCGCCCCGCGCGAATTTGCGCTGGATTCCGCAGCCAGTCAGGTAACGGCGAAAGTCGCTTTCTTCGGCCTGTCCAGCAAAACGATGACTTTTCCCAAGATGAAAGGTGATGTCACCATTGTCCCCGGCGCGCCTGAGCGTGCGGCGATCGATGTGACTTTCGATGCCACCGCCTTGCAAGCGCCGGATGAAACCACGCTAGAGCGTTTGCGCGGAGATAAATTCTTCTGGGTTGAGAAATACCCGACTGTGCGTTTCGTCGGCAAATCGTTGAAGCTGTCATCTGCCACACGCGGGACTGTATCGGGCAATCTCACCGCGCGCGGAGTTACCAAGCCGCAGACACTCGACGTTAAATTTGACAGTGACCCCAGCAAATCGGGCGCAGGAAAGCCGGTCAGCTTTACTGCGACGACCACAATTGATCGCCGCCAGTACGGTATGAAAAGCTATCAATTGATCGTGGGCAACAATGTCAAAATCGAGCTGCGCGCACGCATGACACCGAATTAG
- a CDS encoding AbgT family transporter: MVGEAAAQTDNQGMTGILGWIERSGNKLPDPVFLFFYLIIALIAVSIICAALGVSAFHPTTLDEATGAPLQIEAVSLLSAENIQRLWVEMPKTFTHFHPLGYVLVVMLGAGVAERSGFFAAGMASAVKSAPKSLLTPVVALVAMLGNHAADAGYVVLIPLAGILFAAAGRHPLAGIAAAFAGVSGGFSANVSPGQLDALLFGITEEAVAASALDPAWTANIAGNWYFISVMTFLFLPIIWYVTDKVIEPRLGPWTGGAMAGSENNDTPDPTEQDPAIAAKGLRHAGVAALFVVGLWFVMVFAPGTPLIDEAVCEGINDCSIHAQLAPLYRSLVGAFFLLFLLTGWAYGRATGAIKNHRDLVNMMAESMKDMGYYLVLAFAAAHFVAMFGWSNLGLISAVHGADAIQSTGLPLPLVLGLMVLFTGLLNLFVGSASAKWALLAPILVPMLMLLGISPEGATAAYRVGDSATNIITPLMVYFPLILVFAQRWQKDFGLGSLTAMMVPYSIWLLISGTLLIVLWFYLGIPLGPDAPVGYALPASGG; the protein is encoded by the coding sequence ATGGTAGGTGAAGCTGCGGCTCAAACCGATAATCAAGGCATGACCGGCATTCTTGGCTGGATCGAACGCAGCGGCAACAAGCTGCCCGATCCGGTGTTTTTGTTTTTCTATCTAATCATCGCCCTGATCGCCGTTTCGATAATCTGCGCGGCACTGGGCGTTTCGGCCTTTCACCCGACCACTCTTGACGAAGCGACAGGCGCCCCGCTCCAGATTGAAGCGGTCAGCCTGCTTTCTGCCGAGAATATCCAGCGTCTTTGGGTCGAAATGCCAAAAACATTCACCCACTTTCATCCGCTTGGATATGTGCTGGTTGTGATGCTGGGCGCTGGCGTGGCCGAACGGTCCGGCTTTTTCGCCGCAGGCATGGCGAGCGCAGTCAAAAGCGCGCCGAAATCGTTGCTGACCCCGGTGGTCGCGCTTGTCGCGATGCTTGGCAACCATGCCGCAGACGCAGGCTATGTGGTGCTGATCCCGCTTGCCGGGATCCTGTTCGCAGCCGCAGGGCGGCATCCGCTGGCAGGGATCGCAGCAGCATTCGCCGGGGTTTCGGGCGGTTTTTCTGCCAATGTCTCACCGGGCCAGCTGGACGCGTTGCTATTCGGCATTACCGAGGAAGCTGTCGCAGCGAGTGCGCTCGATCCGGCGTGGACCGCCAATATCGCTGGCAACTGGTACTTTATCAGCGTGATGACTTTCCTGTTCCTGCCGATCATCTGGTATGTGACAGACAAGGTCATCGAACCGCGCCTTGGCCCGTGGACCGGCGGCGCTATGGCCGGATCTGAGAACAACGACACCCCCGATCCAACCGAACAAGATCCCGCCATCGCTGCCAAAGGATTGCGCCATGCCGGTGTGGCGGCGTTGTTTGTGGTGGGATTGTGGTTTGTGATGGTGTTCGCACCCGGCACGCCTTTGATTGACGAGGCCGTATGCGAAGGGATCAACGATTGTTCGATCCATGCCCAGCTTGCGCCGCTCTATCGCTCGCTTGTCGGCGCATTCTTCCTCCTCTTCCTGTTGACCGGTTGGGCGTATGGCCGGGCGACAGGCGCGATCAAGAACCACCGCGATCTCGTCAATATGATGGCGGAATCAATGAAGGACATGGGGTATTACCTCGTCCTCGCTTTTGCTGCGGCGCATTTTGTCGCGATGTTTGGTTGGTCCAATCTCGGCCTGATTTCGGCGGTGCACGGCGCAGACGCGATCCAATCGACCGGCCTTCCTTTGCCACTGGTGCTGGGCCTGATGGTGCTGTTTACCGGACTGCTCAATCTGTTCGTTGGATCAGCCAGCGCGAAATGGGCGCTGCTTGCCCCGATCCTTGTCCCGATGCTCATGCTGCTCGGGATTAGTCCGGAAGGCGCGACCGCCGCGTACCGTGTGGGTGACAGCGCAACCAATATCATCACCCCGCTGATGGTGTATTTCCCGCTTATCCTGGTCTTTGCCCAGCGTTGGCAAAAAGACTTTGGCCTCGGCAGCCTAACCGCGATGATGGTGCCATATTCGATCTGGCTCTTAATCTCCGGTACATTGCTGATCGTGCTATGGTTTTATCTCGGGATCCCGCTGGGTCCCGATGCGCCTGTAGGATACGCGCTTCCCGCTTCAGGCGGATAA
- a CDS encoding thymidine kinase, with amino-acid sequence MAKLYFYYSSMNAGKSTTLLQADFNYRERGMNTMLWTAALDTRSRGMVSSRIGLEADAHLYARDTDLYSAISVAHENAALDCVLIDEAQFLTKDQVWQLAKIADTVGIPVLCYGIRTDFQGELFPGSAALLGIADALVELKAVCHCGRKSSMNLRVDASGKPVEEGAQTEIGGNDRYLALCRKHFSEALGG; translated from the coding sequence ATGGCAAAGCTGTATTTCTATTATTCGAGCATGAATGCGGGGAAATCCACCACGCTGCTTCAGGCGGATTTCAACTATCGCGAGCGCGGCATGAACACGATGCTGTGGACGGCGGCGCTGGATACCCGGTCTCGCGGCATGGTCAGCAGCCGGATCGGTTTGGAAGCAGATGCGCATCTGTATGCGCGAGACACAGATCTGTATTCCGCGATCAGTGTGGCGCATGAAAACGCAGCGCTGGATTGCGTGCTAATCGACGAGGCGCAATTCCTGACCAAAGATCAGGTCTGGCAACTGGCCAAAATTGCCGACACAGTGGGCATACCGGTCCTGTGTTACGGCATCCGTACCGATTTCCAGGGGGAATTGTTTCCCGGTTCTGCTGCGTTGCTTGGCATTGCCGATGCGCTCGTTGAGCTGAAAGCTGTGTGTCATTGCGGCCGCAAATCTTCGATGAATTTGCGGGTGGATGCGTCTGGCAAACCGGTTGAGGAGGGCGCGCAAACAGAGATCGGCGGGAATGACCGTTATCTTGCGCTGTGCCGAAAACATTTCAGCGAAGCCCTTGGTGGCTAG
- a CDS encoding site-2 protease family protein: MSETIILALVLIPCLVVAIVFHEVAHGYAAKLLGDTTASRLGRLTLNPIPHVDPVGTLLVPGFLALFGGPVFGWAKPVPVNKHLLNNPRYGMMAVAAAGPASNFVIALVAAILFGLFAPEAARFGVEEGYSMLIVDEGGDIRPLTSMLYYSILMNVFLGLFNLLPIPPFDGSHIVGGLLPASMRAQWEKLQQVGMFLFIGLIAASWAFGTGWIAQIVMPPVAWTVDQYLTIAQMISGI; encoded by the coding sequence ATGTCCGAAACCATTATTCTTGCGCTGGTCCTGATCCCGTGCCTTGTCGTTGCGATTGTCTTTCATGAGGTCGCACACGGCTATGCCGCGAAATTGCTGGGCGATACCACGGCCAGCAGACTGGGCAGGTTGACCCTTAATCCCATTCCGCATGTTGATCCCGTCGGCACGTTGCTCGTGCCCGGCTTTCTGGCGCTGTTTGGCGGGCCGGTGTTCGGCTGGGCGAAACCGGTTCCTGTCAACAAACACCTTTTGAACAATCCGCGATACGGAATGATGGCGGTCGCAGCGGCTGGCCCGGCGAGCAATTTCGTCATCGCGCTGGTCGCGGCAATCCTGTTCGGATTGTTTGCACCCGAAGCCGCGCGGTTTGGCGTTGAAGAAGGTTATTCAATGCTGATCGTTGATGAAGGCGGCGACATTCGCCCGCTGACATCGATGTTGTATTATTCGATCCTGATGAATGTGTTTCTGGGCCTGTTCAATCTGCTGCCGATCCCCCCATTTGATGGCTCACACATCGTCGGCGGATTGCTGCCTGCAAGTATGCGCGCGCAGTGGGAAAAGCTGCAACAGGTTGGCATGTTCCTGTTTATAGGACTGATCGCTGCCAGCTGGGCATTTGGAACCGGGTGGATCGCGCAGATTGTGATGCCGCCTGTCGCATGGACTGTAGATCAATATCTGACCATCGCCCAAATGATCAGCGGGATTTAG
- the galK gene encoding galactokinase, which produces MTDHFTACAPGRVNLIGEHTDYNGGMVLPAALSVGLEVTLAPRSDSAVAVTSNNYDAPAIRDLADDAVGDWADTCVGALREANALGLLDGGATLDVVSTIPEGSGLSSSAALIVAILKAARFANAGANAAPLTDIEIAIAARRVENQYMGVPCGIMDQMAVALATPGTAMALDTRALQYDLVALPDTHELIVVHSGLTRKLTDGRYGARKAECDAAKRYFGTEDLCLIDWEEAQNADLSEAPKKRTLHCISENLRVHTAISALQNRDIPALGQAMNESHVSMRDLFEMSLPPIDALVASATDLGAVGARLTGGGFGGCIVACIAKSERDTWLAKLLDRHPEARLIDAVSAAASGT; this is translated from the coding sequence GTGACAGATCACTTCACCGCGTGTGCACCGGGACGGGTGAACCTGATTGGAGAGCACACGGACTATAATGGCGGCATGGTTCTGCCCGCAGCCTTGTCTGTGGGTTTAGAGGTAACTCTTGCCCCGCGCAGCGATAGCGCCGTTGCGGTCACTTCGAACAATTACGATGCACCTGCAATCCGCGATCTGGCCGATGATGCGGTCGGCGATTGGGCCGATACCTGTGTGGGCGCGCTGCGCGAGGCAAACGCGCTGGGTTTGCTGGATGGGGGTGCCACGCTTGATGTGGTTTCCACCATTCCCGAAGGGTCGGGCCTATCATCATCCGCCGCGCTGATTGTTGCCATTCTCAAAGCTGCGCGTTTCGCCAATGCCGGCGCAAATGCTGCGCCATTGACGGATATTGAAATCGCCATCGCGGCGCGCAGAGTTGAAAACCAATATATGGGCGTGCCCTGCGGAATTATGGATCAGATGGCAGTCGCGCTGGCCACGCCAGGCACAGCTATGGCGCTCGACACGCGCGCTCTCCAATATGATCTGGTCGCACTGCCTGATACGCATGAACTGATCGTTGTGCATTCCGGATTGACGCGAAAGCTGACTGATGGGCGATACGGCGCACGCAAGGCGGAATGTGACGCGGCAAAGCGTTATTTCGGGACCGAGGATCTTTGCCTAATTGATTGGGAAGAGGCCCAGAACGCCGATCTTTCCGAAGCCCCGAAAAAGCGCACGCTGCATTGCATTAGCGAAAACCTCCGCGTGCATACCGCGATTTCCGCGCTTCAAAACCGCGATATCCCGGCCTTGGGACAGGCGATGAATGAAAGCCATGTGTCGATGCGGGATCTGTTTGAAATGTCACTGCCCCCGATCGATGCGCTCGTTGCATCGGCGACTGATCTGGGCGCTGTTGGTGCGCGGCTTACCGGAGGCGGTTTTGGCGGCTGTATCGTGGCGTGTATCGCCAAATCAGAGCGGGATACGTGGCTTGCAAAGCTGCTTGATCGTCATCCGGAAGCCCGCTTGATCGATGCAGTCAGCGCAGCGGCCAGCGGCACCTAA
- a CDS encoding galactose-1-phosphate uridylyltransferase, with protein sequence MSAPIELPRSVGGVPTYRRDHRKADGRMLHLYGRTPHLLAVQSESADDIAQGGEIRHHPLRGEWNVYAAHRQNRTFKPSAADDPLAPTQAGGPATEIPFQDFELAIFENKFAAFHSDANSAATLPGIASQPARGACEVVVYAPEAKGSLLSIGTDRRQVLIAALIDRYQSLFKAGCNYVLPFENRGDEVGVTLHHPHGQIYGFDRVPLVQERAISAFVDGYDLAGEIATALPDYGIGEAGGVAAFVPRFARFPYEIWLAPRIRREGPWDCSDEELEGLAYWLGEVTRRYDALFQQPAATMMAFHSAPAGGSANYHFTVQFYPLLRAPGRMKYLASVEQHTGTFTVDVMPESAAAALREV encoded by the coding sequence ATGAGCGCGCCAATCGAACTTCCCCGCTCTGTCGGCGGCGTACCAACCTATCGCCGCGACCACCGCAAGGCCGATGGCCGGATGCTGCACCTATATGGCCGCACGCCGCACCTTCTGGCGGTGCAATCCGAAAGCGCAGACGATATCGCGCAAGGCGGCGAGATCCGGCACCACCCGCTGCGCGGCGAATGGAATGTCTATGCCGCGCATCGTCAGAACCGCACATTCAAACCTTCGGCTGCCGATGATCCGCTGGCCCCGACACAGGCGGGCGGGCCAGCAACCGAAATCCCTTTTCAGGATTTTGAGCTGGCGATTTTTGAAAACAAATTTGCCGCGTTTCATTCCGATGCCAATAGCGCCGCGACATTGCCCGGCATCGCCAGCCAACCCGCAAGGGGGGCCTGCGAAGTTGTGGTCTACGCGCCCGAGGCAAAGGGCAGTCTCCTTTCCATCGGCACAGACCGGCGGCAGGTGTTGATCGCGGCATTGATAGATCGTTACCAATCACTGTTCAAAGCGGGCTGTAACTATGTGTTACCATTCGAAAATCGCGGAGACGAAGTCGGCGTGACGCTGCACCATCCGCACGGACAGATCTATGGATTTGATCGTGTCCCGCTTGTTCAAGAGCGGGCGATTTCGGCATTTGTCGATGGATATGATCTGGCTGGCGAAATCGCCACTGCCCTGCCCGATTACGGCATTGGCGAAGCGGGAGGCGTGGCTGCCTTCGTGCCGCGATTTGCGCGGTTTCCCTATGAAATCTGGCTCGCCCCGCGCATTCGCCGCGAAGGGCCCTGGGATTGCTCAGACGAAGAGCTCGAAGGCTTGGCCTATTGGCTGGGTGAGGTGACGCGCCGTTACGATGCGTTGTTCCAACAACCCGCTGCGACGATGATGGCGTTTCACTCTGCCCCTGCTGGCGGGTCGGCCAATTATCATTTCACGGTGCAGTTTTACCCGTTGCTGCGCGCGCCGGGGCGGATGAAATACCTTGCTTCGGTGGAACAGCATACTGGCACTTTCACGGTTGATGTCATGCCGGAAAGCGCCGCAGCGGCGCTGAGGGAGGTCTAA